GAGGCTTTGTACACCTTCTATTTTACCAGAAAAAAGGGTGTTTTTCTCTATCAAATGCCCTAAAACACTAGGTATTTCAAGGCGTCAAGGGTTCGATTCTTGGTGCGAAAGTTGAGTTATTTATTAACCAAGTTGTCACAGTAGGGTGAATAAGGTTCCATATAAATGCAACTAATACAATTGAAAGTATAGTCATCCCTATATATGCTAATAAGAAATTTAAATAATTAAAATAGTTCTTAATTTCATCTATGGAGCCCAAATTGTAGAATAACTTAATTTGAAAGTAATTTATCGCTAATACCCCAATACTATAAATCAGAGAAATAGTAGTTTTATCAAAATTGTTTTCAATTCTTTTACCGCTATTTAATTTTTCATAGATTAGCTGACATGCAAAACCAGGAGCTATAATTAACAGAATAGCTATGTATTGATCCAGATAAACACCCCCTCCATTTTTAGATTAATACCTTCTATATTGTGGTCATAGTTCCTACTTCTACAAAAAATTTATTCATCGAAAAGCGGAGGACATTGTTTCCTCCGCTTAAAGTGGTTATTACTTGTTTTTTTAATCTTATTACAGAACAGTTCCACCCGCTCTATTTCCCCATTGCCAAGTCTATATTTCCTTCAATCCTTTTTTGCAACGTGCCGATCCCGGCAAGTAGGGGTATTATTAAAAATGGTATATGCAAAACAAAAGTTTCACCTCTCTTTATTCCTATAGCTCCAGCTGCCAGGTACACAGCTGTTTTATGTTATCACCCTTGGAGATATAGCAAAGGAAACCGATCTCACACCCCTGGAAATCCTTGGGCAGGTTCGCGTAATAATCAAGGCTGGCGGCTTTAATAAATCGGGCTTCAAAGTCAGAATCAATTCTTTTTGGCGCCGGCCGCCCCAGGAAATATTCACCGAACCTACATAAAAAATCGGATATACAATCAGGGTTATCCTTTAATTCGTTGAAAATAGAATTTCTCTGCGCCGCTGTCAGCCTGGAAATATAATCGGCGATCTCCGGCAGGAGCGGCTTTGTTATCTCATGCTTACTTCCCTGCATATTCATAACCTCCAGTGAATAAATAAACTACCCTTATCTGGCACGTGGCTTTTTAGATAGCCTGTTTTTCTCCGCTTCCTGATCCATCCATTCTTTAACCTTATCTTTGGAGAATATTTTTTTATTCCCAAACATCACACTGGGAAACTCCGGCCGCCTCGCCAGCTCATAGGCTTTGTTCATTCCGATCCGTAAATACTGAGCCAGTTCATTTACGGTAAGATAGTCCGGAAGATCCTCATTGCGTAATTTTCGAATATCTATGGAATTACCCCCTTCAGGCTGACATTTACCTGCTTCGACGCCACATGAAAGGCCAAAATTAAATTTCATTGCAGAATTCCTGTTGTGGAGTTTTTTTAGAATACAAAGCATATCAAACAGAATTCTTCGTTCAGTCTTCGATGCAGCCCTAAACACGCTTGTAAAACCATTGTTGAAACTCCCTGCCAGTTCTCTTTCCTTTGGCGCCAGATCGCCTTTCCATACCCCGGCCACTCGCCGCTCCCAAACCTCAAGATTTCCCACAATCCCACCTCCCATTATTTTCAGGTGAAATAATTTTAAGTGTAGCGGGCCGCCGCAGCGAACCCGCCCACCCCCTGGTTGATCTTAACATTCTATGGTTAATTCTGTAGTATTTTTTCCTCAATTACTTTTTCAATCATGTCCCTGTGCTTGCTATTAACGTAGACAAGACCATCTTTAAAAGCCACTACAAAGAGCTCAATGGGAAGATCAACAAATTTAACCATACTTTAATACCTCCTCTAGCATTATATACCTTGTGCCTATTACTGGCTCAGCCTCAAACCGGCTATAAATCCTGCCTTAACATGGTCAGCCGCTTCCAATGCACTGATACTGTCAATTAATATGTCAGTTAATTTCTTATCATCATCGTTAAGCTTAACCTTGATAGTATCTACAGCGGCTAACATTTCTTTTTGACTATTTTCGTACTCCGTGCTTCTGATAACCTTAGCGCAGCACTCACCTATAAACTGAATGAATTGTTTTCGAACATTTAAACTGCCCCCTCTGACAGAACCGAATTATGCATCTCCGGAAAAACATTTTTAAACTCAGAAAACCAAAAATATTGAGTAATAAAGCACATCTCATGAGCATACCATGTCTGGCGGCCGTTAATTTTTCTTGAAAGTGAGCTTTTGGATATCCCCATTTTTTTAGCCAGCTCAGGAATTGTTATTTCATGCTCAGCCATGAGCTCTTTAAGCCTTCTACTAACGACATTTTTCGTCATTAATAATCCCCCTTTTTCATTGCCCCATGTTGGCAGCTTTGCTATAATAACAGCAAAGCAAGCCCGTTTTCAGCGGGTTTTGTTAGAACTGCAGGAAGGATCACGCTGCCAGGCTGGACCTTCCTGCTTTGTTTTTACTCCTTTTTTGCTTGTCCATTTTTTAGCCACTCTAAAAGCGCCTGGCGGCTGAAGCGCCATTGCCGGCCTACCTTTTTGGCCGGTATTACATTCTCTCTAACGAGCTTCAACAGAGTGCTTCTACCAATCTTTAATAATTCTGCCGCCTGCGTCACGTCCAAGACTTCATTTTCCAATAATCACCACCACCTTTTTTTGCAAATTATACTCTAATATTCTACTTATTGCAACACTTTATTTAATCGTTGTTACACTTAGTTAACTCACAACACCTTTTAATAATGTTTTCGGTATTATATTAATTATATTTAATCTAAAATATCGATAGATAACTCAAATAAACTAAAAGAAATTTTATTGACATAGAATGGTTTTTTCTGTTTTTCTTTATTGTCAAACATTGTCGGAAAATGTGGAACGAAAGCTTCTCCAAATTACTCCAATTTTTGATATAGTTCCATAAAGGAGTAAAAATTAAAATCGGGATTTATTCTATTCCAATCAGACTTGGAAGTAGTAAGGAATTAGATCTTAAAAGGAGGGGGATTCCATGGGAAGAAAATATTTAGTCATTCTTTTGTTGACACTGTTTTTTGTTTTATCTTTAAAAATGAGTGCCCAAGCCTCACCACAGGTAATTCTTGATGGTAAAACTCTTATATTTGATGTACCACCCACTATTGAGGACGGACGAACGTTGGTCCCGCTACGTGCTATTTTCGAGGCTTTGGGAGCGATTGTTAAATGGGATGAAACTACTA
The sequence above is drawn from the Dehalobacter sp. genome and encodes:
- a CDS encoding helix-turn-helix domain-containing protein → MGNLEVWERRVAGVWKGDLAPKERELAGSFNNGFTSVFRAASKTERRILFDMLCILKKLHNRNSAMKFNFGLSCGVEAGKCQPEGGNSIDIRKLRNEDLPDYLTVNELAQYLRIGMNKAYELARRPEFPSVMFGNKKIFSKDKVKEWMDQEAEKNRLSKKPRAR
- a CDS encoding helix-turn-helix transcriptional regulator; the protein is MTKNVVSRRLKELMAEHEITIPELAKKMGISKSSLSRKINGRQTWYAHEMCFITQYFWFSEFKNVFPEMHNSVLSEGAV
- a CDS encoding helix-turn-helix domain-containing protein — translated: MENEVLDVTQAAELLKIGRSTLLKLVRENVIPAKKVGRQWRFSRQALLEWLKNGQAKKE